In one Platichthys flesus chromosome 3, fPlaFle2.1, whole genome shotgun sequence genomic region, the following are encoded:
- the LOC133949690 gene encoding calcium release-activated calcium channel protein 1-like, translating to MSLNEHSLQALSWRKLYLSRAKLKATSRTSALLSGFAMVAMVEVQLEPEHEYPPGLLIAFSACTTVLVAVHLFALMISTCILPNLEAVSNVHNLNSVHESPHERMHHHIELAWAFSTVIGTLLFLTEVMLLCWVKFLPLRSKSEVNGTISSGQAAAIASTCIMVPFGIVFIVFAVHFYRTLVSHKTDRQIRELEQVIRLQDQLDHRPDNEELKAVANFP from the exons ATGAGTTTGAACGAGCACTCGTTACAGGCTCTGTCCTGGAGGAAACTCTACCTGAGCCGAGCCAAGCTGAAGGCCACCAGCCGAACTTCGGCTCTGCTCTCCGGCTTCGCCATG GTTGCTATGGTGGAGGTCCAGTTGGAACCGGAGCATGAGTATCCTCCCGGGCTGCTCATAGCCTTTAGTGCCTGCACCACAGTTCTGGTTGCAGTTCACCTCTTTGCCCTCATGATCAGCACCTGCATCCTCCCTAACCTTGAGGCTGTCAGCAACGTTCACAACCTCAACTCTGTCCACGAGTCTCCCCACGAGCGGATGCACCACCACATAGAACTGGCCTGGGCTTTCTCCACAGTCATCGGCACCCTCCTGTTCCTTACGGAGGTGATGCTCCTGTGCTGGGTGAAGTTCTTACCCCTCAGAAGCAAATCAGAAGTAAACGGCACCATAAGTTCTGGCCAGGCTGCAGCCATCGCCTCCACTTGCATCATGGTGCCGTTTGGAATCGTCTTCATTGTGTTCGCCGTCCACTTTTACCGCACGCTCGTTAGTCACAAGACGGACCGACAGATCCGAGAGCTGGAGCAGGTCATTCGGCTccaggaccagctggaccaccGGCCGGACAACGAAGAGCTGAAGGCAGTTGCTAATTTCCCTTGA
- the kdm2ba gene encoding lysine (K)-specific demethylase 2Ba isoform X4, with product MALSLSGDDEEYDSESEQQRAANRPKPKMGTTSAVKLPSNRSTSGARRRRTRCRKCEACLRTECGECHFCKDMKKFGGPGRMKQSCIMRQCIAPVLPHTAVCVVCKEAGKEDTLEEEEDKFNFMLMECSICNEIVHPNCLKVSDASGVVNDELPNCWECPKCNHAGKSGKALKQKRGPGFKYASNLPGSLLREQKPVKEEGDVSSAAKRRTDREETPRYRPEESLHRQPPLLSPSSLPRPRPEDKLRKKRKLFDDDDEDDLSVRKKEKSDDPYFSKLLRHIKTEEEDEDAYEEEDEEGRDPQFRIGVERKRRLGEAEEQGAERESKNELLNPCIKTPVGDSDQSHSSSPQAGPSSEGGSETQEKGPRPKARRKRRLPNRELSRELSKALNQEIQKTEDCLANENRQPLKVEPETENEEPKRLFRNGNELGDQRPHLKTKEMNGTPWELRHFYPSQITPLGFNRSTPTNRPVPPRSPPKCVQMERHVIRPPPISPPPDRLPLKDSKMHIIQREIWMKIFHYLTHQELCVCMRVCKTWNRWCCDKRLWTKIDLNRCTSITPLMLSGVIRRQPLYLDLSWTNISKKQLSWLINRLPGLRVLKLSGCSWAAVSALCTSSCPLLRTLDVQWVEGLKDAQMRDLLSPPTDNRPGQLDNRCKLRNVETLRLAGLDITDTSLRLVSRQMPLLSRLDLSYCNHINDQSVNLLTAAGTTTRDSLTEINLSGATENRLCPRC from the exons ATGGCCTTGTCATTGAGCGGAGACGATGAGGAATATGATTCAGAGTCCGAGCAG CAGCGGGCAGCCAACCGGCCAAAGCCCAAGATGGGGACGACGTCAGCGGTTAAGCTGCCGTCCAACCGCAGCACGTCCGGCGCCAGGCGCAGGAGGACGCGCTGCCGAAAGTGCGAGGCATGTCTGCGGACCGAGTGTGGAGAGTGTCACTTCTGCAAGGACATGAAGAAGTTCGGAGGGCCGGGGCGCATGAAGCAGTCCTGCATTATGAGACAATGTATTGCG CCCGTCCTGCCTCACACGGcggtgtgtgtagtgtgtaaaGAGGCCGGCAAGGAGGACAcactggaggaagaggaggacaagtTCAACTTTATGTTGATGGAGTGCTCCATCTGCAACGAGATCGTCCACCCTAACTGCCTCAAG GTGAGCGACGCGTCGGGGGTGGTGAACGATGAACTCCCCAACTGCTGGGAATGTCCCAAATGCAACCACGCTGGGAAAAGTGGAAAAG CATTGAAGCAAAAAAGGGGCCCAGGCTTCAAGTACGCCTCCAACCTCCCCGGCTCTCTGCTGAGGGAACAGAAGCctgtgaaggaggagggagacgtgTCCTCAGCAGCCAAGaggagaacagacagagaggagacgcccaggtacagacctgaggAGTCTCTACACCGACAGCCGCCACTACTCTCTCCCAGCAGCCTGCCCAGGCCCAGGCCTGAGGACAaactgaggaagaagaggaagctgtttgatgatgatgatgaggatgatctCAGTGTGAGGAAGAAG GAAAAGTCAGATGACCCTTATTTTTCCAAACTTCTGCGCCATATcaaaacagaagaggaggacgaagacgcatatgaggaagaagacgaagaaggaAGGGATCCTCAATTCCGGATTGGCGTAGAAAGGAAACGGCGATTAGGAGAAGCTGAAGAACAAGGAGCTGAAAGGGAATCAAAGAATGAACTTTTGAATCCCTGCATTAAAACGCCTGTTGGAGACAGTGACCAGTCTCACAGCAGCTCTCCGCAGGCAGGCCCGAGCAGTGAGGGCGGAAGTGAGACACAGGAGAAAGGTCCGCGTCCTAAAGCTCGCCGCAAGCGGCGGTTGCCCAACAGAGAGCTGAGCCGAGAACTGAGCAAAGCACTGAACCAGGAAATCCAGAAGACGGAGGACTGCCTGGCGAACGAGAACCGCCAACCCCTCAAGGTGGAGCCAGAGACGGAAAACGAGGAGCCCAAGAGGTTGTTCCGCAACGGTAATGAACTTGGGGATCAGAGGCCACACCTCAAGACCAAAGAGATGAACGGGACCCCGTGGGAGCTGCGGCACTTCTACCCGAGTCAGATCACTCCACTAGGTTTCAACCGGAGCACGCCGACCAACCGCCCAGTGCCACCACGCTCCCCACCCAAGTGTGTCCAAATGGAGCGGCACGTCATTCGCCCTCCTCCGATCAGTCCGCCTCCCGACAGACTGCCTCTTAAAGACAGTAAAATGCACATCATACAGCGGGAGATCTGGATGAAGATCTTTCACTACCTCACACACCAGgagctgtgtgtctgcatgagAGTTTGCAAGACATGGAACAGATG GTGTTGTGATAAGAGACTGTGGACAAAGATCGATCTGAACCGCTGCACCTCCATCACTCCACTCATGCTGAGCGGGGTTATCCGCCGACAGCCACTTTACCTGGACCTCAGCTGGACAAATATTTCAAAGAAACAATTAAGCTGGCTTATCAATCGTTTGCCAG GTCTGCGCGTGTTAAAGTTGTCTGGGTGCTCTTGGGCTGCTGTGTCTGCGCTCTGCACCTCCAGCTGCCCTCTGCTGCGCACCCTGGATGTCCAGTGGGTGGAGGGACTTAAAGATGCACAGATGAGGGACCTCCTGTCACCCCCCACAGACAACAGACCAG GTCAGCTGGATAACCGCTGCAAGTTGCGGAATGTTGAGACCCTGCGGCTGGCGGGGCTGGACATCACAGACACATCTTTACGTCTCGTCAGTCGGCAGATGCCTTTGCTGTCCAGGCTGGACCTGAGTTACTGCAACCACATCAACGACCAGTCAGTCAACCTACTGACAGCAGCGGGGACCACGACCAGAGACTCTCTAACAGAAATCAACCTGTCTG GAGCAACAGAAAACAGGCTGTGCCCTCGCTGTTGA
- the kdm2ba gene encoding lysine (K)-specific demethylase 2Ba isoform X3 has translation MALSLSGDDEEYDSESEQQRAANRPKPKMGTTSAVKLPSNRSTSGARRRRTRCRKCEACLRTECGECHFCKDMKKFGGPGRMKQSCIMRQCIAPVLPHTAVCVVCKEAGKEDTLEEEEDKFNFMLMECSICNEIVHPNCLKVSDASGVVNDELPNCWECPKCNHAGKSGKQKRGPGFKYASNLPGSLLREQKPVKEEGDVSSAAKRRTDREETPRYRPEESLHRQPPLLSPSSLPRPRPEDKLRKKRKLFDDDDEDDLSVRKKEKSDDPYFSKLLRHIKTEEEDEDAYEEEDEEGRDPQFRIGVERKRRLGEAEEQGAERESKNELLNPCIKTPVGDSDQSHSSSPQAGPSSEGGSETQEKGPRPKARRKRRLPNRELSRELSKALNQEIQKTEDCLANENRQPLKVEPETENEEPKRLFRNGNELGDQRPHLKTKEMNGTPWELRHFYPSQITPLGFNRSTPTNRPVPPRSPPKCVQMERHVIRPPPISPPPDRLPLKDSKMHIIQREIWMKIFHYLTHQELCVCMRVCKTWNRWCCDKRLWTKIDLNRCTSITPLMLSGVIRRQPLYLDLSWTNISKKQLSWLINRLPGLRVLKLSGCSWAAVSALCTSSCPLLRTLDVQWVEGLKDAQMRDLLSPPTDNRPGQLDNRCKLRNVETLRLAGLDITDTSLRLVSRQMPLLSRLDLSYCNHINDQSVNLLTAAGTTTRDSLTEINLSVCNRVTDHSLNFFKRCGSICQIDLRFCKQVTKMACERFIAEMSVSVPFRLKEEKLLQKTS, from the exons ATGGCCTTGTCATTGAGCGGAGACGATGAGGAATATGATTCAGAGTCCGAGCAG CAGCGGGCAGCCAACCGGCCAAAGCCCAAGATGGGGACGACGTCAGCGGTTAAGCTGCCGTCCAACCGCAGCACGTCCGGCGCCAGGCGCAGGAGGACGCGCTGCCGAAAGTGCGAGGCATGTCTGCGGACCGAGTGTGGAGAGTGTCACTTCTGCAAGGACATGAAGAAGTTCGGAGGGCCGGGGCGCATGAAGCAGTCCTGCATTATGAGACAATGTATTGCG CCCGTCCTGCCTCACACGGcggtgtgtgtagtgtgtaaaGAGGCCGGCAAGGAGGACAcactggaggaagaggaggacaagtTCAACTTTATGTTGATGGAGTGCTCCATCTGCAACGAGATCGTCCACCCTAACTGCCTCAAG GTGAGCGACGCGTCGGGGGTGGTGAACGATGAACTCCCCAACTGCTGGGAATGTCCCAAATGCAACCACGCTGGGAAAAGTGGAAAA CAAAAAAGGGGCCCAGGCTTCAAGTACGCCTCCAACCTCCCCGGCTCTCTGCTGAGGGAACAGAAGCctgtgaaggaggagggagacgtgTCCTCAGCAGCCAAGaggagaacagacagagaggagacgcccaggtacagacctgaggAGTCTCTACACCGACAGCCGCCACTACTCTCTCCCAGCAGCCTGCCCAGGCCCAGGCCTGAGGACAaactgaggaagaagaggaagctgtttgatgatgatgatgaggatgatctCAGTGTGAGGAAGAAG GAAAAGTCAGATGACCCTTATTTTTCCAAACTTCTGCGCCATATcaaaacagaagaggaggacgaagacgcatatgaggaagaagacgaagaaggaAGGGATCCTCAATTCCGGATTGGCGTAGAAAGGAAACGGCGATTAGGAGAAGCTGAAGAACAAGGAGCTGAAAGGGAATCAAAGAATGAACTTTTGAATCCCTGCATTAAAACGCCTGTTGGAGACAGTGACCAGTCTCACAGCAGCTCTCCGCAGGCAGGCCCGAGCAGTGAGGGCGGAAGTGAGACACAGGAGAAAGGTCCGCGTCCTAAAGCTCGCCGCAAGCGGCGGTTGCCCAACAGAGAGCTGAGCCGAGAACTGAGCAAAGCACTGAACCAGGAAATCCAGAAGACGGAGGACTGCCTGGCGAACGAGAACCGCCAACCCCTCAAGGTGGAGCCAGAGACGGAAAACGAGGAGCCCAAGAGGTTGTTCCGCAACGGTAATGAACTTGGGGATCAGAGGCCACACCTCAAGACCAAAGAGATGAACGGGACCCCGTGGGAGCTGCGGCACTTCTACCCGAGTCAGATCACTCCACTAGGTTTCAACCGGAGCACGCCGACCAACCGCCCAGTGCCACCACGCTCCCCACCCAAGTGTGTCCAAATGGAGCGGCACGTCATTCGCCCTCCTCCGATCAGTCCGCCTCCCGACAGACTGCCTCTTAAAGACAGTAAAATGCACATCATACAGCGGGAGATCTGGATGAAGATCTTTCACTACCTCACACACCAGgagctgtgtgtctgcatgagAGTTTGCAAGACATGGAACAGATG GTGTTGTGATAAGAGACTGTGGACAAAGATCGATCTGAACCGCTGCACCTCCATCACTCCACTCATGCTGAGCGGGGTTATCCGCCGACAGCCACTTTACCTGGACCTCAGCTGGACAAATATTTCAAAGAAACAATTAAGCTGGCTTATCAATCGTTTGCCAG GTCTGCGCGTGTTAAAGTTGTCTGGGTGCTCTTGGGCTGCTGTGTCTGCGCTCTGCACCTCCAGCTGCCCTCTGCTGCGCACCCTGGATGTCCAGTGGGTGGAGGGACTTAAAGATGCACAGATGAGGGACCTCCTGTCACCCCCCACAGACAACAGACCAG GTCAGCTGGATAACCGCTGCAAGTTGCGGAATGTTGAGACCCTGCGGCTGGCGGGGCTGGACATCACAGACACATCTTTACGTCTCGTCAGTCGGCAGATGCCTTTGCTGTCCAGGCTGGACCTGAGTTACTGCAACCACATCAACGACCAGTCAGTCAACCTACTGACAGCAGCGGGGACCACGACCAGAGACTCTCTAACAGAAATCAACCTGTCTG tttgtaACCGCGTCACAGACCATTCCCTTAACTTTTTCAAGCGGTGTGGAAGCATCTGTCAGATAGACCTTCGCTTTTGCAAGCAGGTGACCAAGATGGCCTGCGAAAGGTTCATCGCAGAGATGTCTGTGAGCGTGCCGTTCAgactgaaagaggagaaactgCTGCAGAAGACAAGCTAG
- the kdm2ba gene encoding lysine (K)-specific demethylase 2Ba isoform X1, which translates to MALSLSGDDEEYDSESEQQRAANRPKPKMGTTSAVKLPSNRSTSGARRRRTRCRKCEACLRTECGECHFCKDMKKFGGPGRMKQSCIMRQCIAPVLPHTAVCVVCKEAGKEDTLEEEEDKFNFMLMECSICNEIVHPNCLKVSDASGVVNDELPNCWECPKCNHAGKSGKALKQKRGPGFKYASNLPGSLLREQKPVKEEGDVSSAAKRRTDREETPRYRPEESLHRQPPLLSPSSLPRPRPEDKLRKKRKLFDDDDEDDLSVRKKEKSDDPYFSKLLRHIKTEEEDEDAYEEEDEEGRDPQFRIGVERKRRLGEAEEQGAERESKNELLNPCIKTPVGDSDQSHSSSPQAGPSSEGGSETQEKGPRPKARRKRRLPNRELSRELSKALNQEIQKTEDCLANENRQPLKVEPETENEEPKRLFRNGNELGDQRPHLKTKEMNGTPWELRHFYPSQITPLGFNRSTPTNRPVPPRSPPKCVQMERHVIRPPPISPPPDRLPLKDSKMHIIQREIWMKIFHYLTHQELCVCMRVCKTWNRWCCDKRLWTKIDLNRCTSITPLMLSGVIRRQPLYLDLSWTNISKKQLSWLINRLPGLRVLKLSGCSWAAVSALCTSSCPLLRTLDVQWVEGLKDAQMRDLLSPPTDNRPGQLDNRCKLRNVETLRLAGLDITDTSLRLVSRQMPLLSRLDLSYCNHINDQSVNLLTAAGTTTRDSLTEINLSVCNRVTDHSLNFFKRCGSICQIDLRFCKQVTKMACERFIAEMSVSVPFRLKEEKLLQKTS; encoded by the exons ATGGCCTTGTCATTGAGCGGAGACGATGAGGAATATGATTCAGAGTCCGAGCAG CAGCGGGCAGCCAACCGGCCAAAGCCCAAGATGGGGACGACGTCAGCGGTTAAGCTGCCGTCCAACCGCAGCACGTCCGGCGCCAGGCGCAGGAGGACGCGCTGCCGAAAGTGCGAGGCATGTCTGCGGACCGAGTGTGGAGAGTGTCACTTCTGCAAGGACATGAAGAAGTTCGGAGGGCCGGGGCGCATGAAGCAGTCCTGCATTATGAGACAATGTATTGCG CCCGTCCTGCCTCACACGGcggtgtgtgtagtgtgtaaaGAGGCCGGCAAGGAGGACAcactggaggaagaggaggacaagtTCAACTTTATGTTGATGGAGTGCTCCATCTGCAACGAGATCGTCCACCCTAACTGCCTCAAG GTGAGCGACGCGTCGGGGGTGGTGAACGATGAACTCCCCAACTGCTGGGAATGTCCCAAATGCAACCACGCTGGGAAAAGTGGAAAAG CATTGAAGCAAAAAAGGGGCCCAGGCTTCAAGTACGCCTCCAACCTCCCCGGCTCTCTGCTGAGGGAACAGAAGCctgtgaaggaggagggagacgtgTCCTCAGCAGCCAAGaggagaacagacagagaggagacgcccaggtacagacctgaggAGTCTCTACACCGACAGCCGCCACTACTCTCTCCCAGCAGCCTGCCCAGGCCCAGGCCTGAGGACAaactgaggaagaagaggaagctgtttgatgatgatgatgaggatgatctCAGTGTGAGGAAGAAG GAAAAGTCAGATGACCCTTATTTTTCCAAACTTCTGCGCCATATcaaaacagaagaggaggacgaagacgcatatgaggaagaagacgaagaaggaAGGGATCCTCAATTCCGGATTGGCGTAGAAAGGAAACGGCGATTAGGAGAAGCTGAAGAACAAGGAGCTGAAAGGGAATCAAAGAATGAACTTTTGAATCCCTGCATTAAAACGCCTGTTGGAGACAGTGACCAGTCTCACAGCAGCTCTCCGCAGGCAGGCCCGAGCAGTGAGGGCGGAAGTGAGACACAGGAGAAAGGTCCGCGTCCTAAAGCTCGCCGCAAGCGGCGGTTGCCCAACAGAGAGCTGAGCCGAGAACTGAGCAAAGCACTGAACCAGGAAATCCAGAAGACGGAGGACTGCCTGGCGAACGAGAACCGCCAACCCCTCAAGGTGGAGCCAGAGACGGAAAACGAGGAGCCCAAGAGGTTGTTCCGCAACGGTAATGAACTTGGGGATCAGAGGCCACACCTCAAGACCAAAGAGATGAACGGGACCCCGTGGGAGCTGCGGCACTTCTACCCGAGTCAGATCACTCCACTAGGTTTCAACCGGAGCACGCCGACCAACCGCCCAGTGCCACCACGCTCCCCACCCAAGTGTGTCCAAATGGAGCGGCACGTCATTCGCCCTCCTCCGATCAGTCCGCCTCCCGACAGACTGCCTCTTAAAGACAGTAAAATGCACATCATACAGCGGGAGATCTGGATGAAGATCTTTCACTACCTCACACACCAGgagctgtgtgtctgcatgagAGTTTGCAAGACATGGAACAGATG GTGTTGTGATAAGAGACTGTGGACAAAGATCGATCTGAACCGCTGCACCTCCATCACTCCACTCATGCTGAGCGGGGTTATCCGCCGACAGCCACTTTACCTGGACCTCAGCTGGACAAATATTTCAAAGAAACAATTAAGCTGGCTTATCAATCGTTTGCCAG GTCTGCGCGTGTTAAAGTTGTCTGGGTGCTCTTGGGCTGCTGTGTCTGCGCTCTGCACCTCCAGCTGCCCTCTGCTGCGCACCCTGGATGTCCAGTGGGTGGAGGGACTTAAAGATGCACAGATGAGGGACCTCCTGTCACCCCCCACAGACAACAGACCAG GTCAGCTGGATAACCGCTGCAAGTTGCGGAATGTTGAGACCCTGCGGCTGGCGGGGCTGGACATCACAGACACATCTTTACGTCTCGTCAGTCGGCAGATGCCTTTGCTGTCCAGGCTGGACCTGAGTTACTGCAACCACATCAACGACCAGTCAGTCAACCTACTGACAGCAGCGGGGACCACGACCAGAGACTCTCTAACAGAAATCAACCTGTCTG tttgtaACCGCGTCACAGACCATTCCCTTAACTTTTTCAAGCGGTGTGGAAGCATCTGTCAGATAGACCTTCGCTTTTGCAAGCAGGTGACCAAGATGGCCTGCGAAAGGTTCATCGCAGAGATGTCTGTGAGCGTGCCGTTCAgactgaaagaggagaaactgCTGCAGAAGACAAGCTAG
- the kdm2ba gene encoding lysine (K)-specific demethylase 2Ba isoform X2: MALSLSGDDEEYDSESEQRAANRPKPKMGTTSAVKLPSNRSTSGARRRRTRCRKCEACLRTECGECHFCKDMKKFGGPGRMKQSCIMRQCIAPVLPHTAVCVVCKEAGKEDTLEEEEDKFNFMLMECSICNEIVHPNCLKVSDASGVVNDELPNCWECPKCNHAGKSGKALKQKRGPGFKYASNLPGSLLREQKPVKEEGDVSSAAKRRTDREETPRYRPEESLHRQPPLLSPSSLPRPRPEDKLRKKRKLFDDDDEDDLSVRKKEKSDDPYFSKLLRHIKTEEEDEDAYEEEDEEGRDPQFRIGVERKRRLGEAEEQGAERESKNELLNPCIKTPVGDSDQSHSSSPQAGPSSEGGSETQEKGPRPKARRKRRLPNRELSRELSKALNQEIQKTEDCLANENRQPLKVEPETENEEPKRLFRNGNELGDQRPHLKTKEMNGTPWELRHFYPSQITPLGFNRSTPTNRPVPPRSPPKCVQMERHVIRPPPISPPPDRLPLKDSKMHIIQREIWMKIFHYLTHQELCVCMRVCKTWNRWCCDKRLWTKIDLNRCTSITPLMLSGVIRRQPLYLDLSWTNISKKQLSWLINRLPGLRVLKLSGCSWAAVSALCTSSCPLLRTLDVQWVEGLKDAQMRDLLSPPTDNRPGQLDNRCKLRNVETLRLAGLDITDTSLRLVSRQMPLLSRLDLSYCNHINDQSVNLLTAAGTTTRDSLTEINLSVCNRVTDHSLNFFKRCGSICQIDLRFCKQVTKMACERFIAEMSVSVPFRLKEEKLLQKTS; the protein is encoded by the exons ATGGCCTTGTCATTGAGCGGAGACGATGAGGAATATGATTCAGAGTCCGAGCAG CGGGCAGCCAACCGGCCAAAGCCCAAGATGGGGACGACGTCAGCGGTTAAGCTGCCGTCCAACCGCAGCACGTCCGGCGCCAGGCGCAGGAGGACGCGCTGCCGAAAGTGCGAGGCATGTCTGCGGACCGAGTGTGGAGAGTGTCACTTCTGCAAGGACATGAAGAAGTTCGGAGGGCCGGGGCGCATGAAGCAGTCCTGCATTATGAGACAATGTATTGCG CCCGTCCTGCCTCACACGGcggtgtgtgtagtgtgtaaaGAGGCCGGCAAGGAGGACAcactggaggaagaggaggacaagtTCAACTTTATGTTGATGGAGTGCTCCATCTGCAACGAGATCGTCCACCCTAACTGCCTCAAG GTGAGCGACGCGTCGGGGGTGGTGAACGATGAACTCCCCAACTGCTGGGAATGTCCCAAATGCAACCACGCTGGGAAAAGTGGAAAAG CATTGAAGCAAAAAAGGGGCCCAGGCTTCAAGTACGCCTCCAACCTCCCCGGCTCTCTGCTGAGGGAACAGAAGCctgtgaaggaggagggagacgtgTCCTCAGCAGCCAAGaggagaacagacagagaggagacgcccaggtacagacctgaggAGTCTCTACACCGACAGCCGCCACTACTCTCTCCCAGCAGCCTGCCCAGGCCCAGGCCTGAGGACAaactgaggaagaagaggaagctgtttgatgatgatgatgaggatgatctCAGTGTGAGGAAGAAG GAAAAGTCAGATGACCCTTATTTTTCCAAACTTCTGCGCCATATcaaaacagaagaggaggacgaagacgcatatgaggaagaagacgaagaaggaAGGGATCCTCAATTCCGGATTGGCGTAGAAAGGAAACGGCGATTAGGAGAAGCTGAAGAACAAGGAGCTGAAAGGGAATCAAAGAATGAACTTTTGAATCCCTGCATTAAAACGCCTGTTGGAGACAGTGACCAGTCTCACAGCAGCTCTCCGCAGGCAGGCCCGAGCAGTGAGGGCGGAAGTGAGACACAGGAGAAAGGTCCGCGTCCTAAAGCTCGCCGCAAGCGGCGGTTGCCCAACAGAGAGCTGAGCCGAGAACTGAGCAAAGCACTGAACCAGGAAATCCAGAAGACGGAGGACTGCCTGGCGAACGAGAACCGCCAACCCCTCAAGGTGGAGCCAGAGACGGAAAACGAGGAGCCCAAGAGGTTGTTCCGCAACGGTAATGAACTTGGGGATCAGAGGCCACACCTCAAGACCAAAGAGATGAACGGGACCCCGTGGGAGCTGCGGCACTTCTACCCGAGTCAGATCACTCCACTAGGTTTCAACCGGAGCACGCCGACCAACCGCCCAGTGCCACCACGCTCCCCACCCAAGTGTGTCCAAATGGAGCGGCACGTCATTCGCCCTCCTCCGATCAGTCCGCCTCCCGACAGACTGCCTCTTAAAGACAGTAAAATGCACATCATACAGCGGGAGATCTGGATGAAGATCTTTCACTACCTCACACACCAGgagctgtgtgtctgcatgagAGTTTGCAAGACATGGAACAGATG GTGTTGTGATAAGAGACTGTGGACAAAGATCGATCTGAACCGCTGCACCTCCATCACTCCACTCATGCTGAGCGGGGTTATCCGCCGACAGCCACTTTACCTGGACCTCAGCTGGACAAATATTTCAAAGAAACAATTAAGCTGGCTTATCAATCGTTTGCCAG GTCTGCGCGTGTTAAAGTTGTCTGGGTGCTCTTGGGCTGCTGTGTCTGCGCTCTGCACCTCCAGCTGCCCTCTGCTGCGCACCCTGGATGTCCAGTGGGTGGAGGGACTTAAAGATGCACAGATGAGGGACCTCCTGTCACCCCCCACAGACAACAGACCAG GTCAGCTGGATAACCGCTGCAAGTTGCGGAATGTTGAGACCCTGCGGCTGGCGGGGCTGGACATCACAGACACATCTTTACGTCTCGTCAGTCGGCAGATGCCTTTGCTGTCCAGGCTGGACCTGAGTTACTGCAACCACATCAACGACCAGTCAGTCAACCTACTGACAGCAGCGGGGACCACGACCAGAGACTCTCTAACAGAAATCAACCTGTCTG tttgtaACCGCGTCACAGACCATTCCCTTAACTTTTTCAAGCGGTGTGGAAGCATCTGTCAGATAGACCTTCGCTTTTGCAAGCAGGTGACCAAGATGGCCTGCGAAAGGTTCATCGCAGAGATGTCTGTGAGCGTGCCGTTCAgactgaaagaggagaaactgCTGCAGAAGACAAGCTAG